The Pseudolabrys sp. FHR47 genome contains a region encoding:
- a CDS encoding PaaI family thioesterase, giving the protein MSTLHYGLVSPETLAAHDGLTFLKGIIAGQFPQPPIAETLGFQLVEAEPNRVVFEGLPEQRHYNPIHTVHGGFAATLLDSALACAIFTTMLRGDAWTTLELKLNYVRAMTKDTGPVRAEGRVIHRGRSIATSEGDLKDAGGKLYAHATTTCMIMPAK; this is encoded by the coding sequence GTGTCGACGCTTCACTACGGGCTGGTCAGCCCAGAGACGCTGGCCGCACATGACGGCCTGACCTTTCTCAAGGGCATCATTGCCGGACAATTCCCGCAGCCCCCGATTGCCGAAACACTCGGTTTCCAGCTTGTCGAGGCCGAGCCCAACCGCGTCGTCTTCGAAGGCCTGCCCGAGCAGCGTCACTACAATCCGATCCATACGGTGCATGGCGGCTTCGCGGCGACCCTGCTCGATTCCGCGCTGGCCTGCGCGATCTTCACGACCATGCTCAGGGGCGATGCCTGGACGACGCTGGAACTGAAGCTGAACTATGTGCGGGCGATGACCAAGGATACCGGCCCGGTGCGCGCCGAAGGCCGCGTCATCCATCGCGGCCGCAGCATCGCGACCTCGGAAGGCGATCTGAAAGACGCCGGCGGCAAGCTCTACGCCCACGCCACGACGACCTGCATGATCATGCCGGCGAAATAG
- a CDS encoding 2Fe-2S iron-sulfur cluster-binding protein: MPTIVFIEPNGHRQPVEAPPGMTLMEAAVECDIDGIIGACAGSCSCGTCHVYIEEPWQSRLPKRSREEDDKLDEVAAEVKKSSRMACRITLTPQLEGMVVRVPPTQG, encoded by the coding sequence ATGCCGACCATCGTCTTCATCGAACCGAACGGTCATCGTCAGCCGGTCGAAGCGCCGCCCGGCATGACGCTGATGGAAGCCGCGGTCGAATGCGACATCGACGGCATTATCGGCGCCTGCGCCGGCAGTTGCTCTTGCGGCACCTGCCACGTCTATATCGAGGAGCCCTGGCAATCGCGCCTGCCCAAGCGCAGCCGCGAGGAAGACGACAAGCTCGACGAAGTTGCCGCCGAGGTGAAGAAATCGAGCCGCATGGCCTGCCGCATCACGCTGACGCCGCAGCTCGAAGGCATGGTGGTGCGCGTGCCGCCGACGCAGGGGTAG
- a CDS encoding MDR family oxidoreductase: MATFKAMVIDKTEGGTKAALADFDEANLMDGDVTVRVEYSTVNYKDGLAITGKAPVVRRFPMIAGVDFAGTVEASSHPNWKAGDKVILNGWGLGETHLGAYAEKARVKGDWLVRLPAGISTRDAMAIGTAGYTAMLCVMALEKHGLSPASGPIAVTGAAGGVGSVAVSILSKLGFEVSAVTGRPAEADYLKSLGATEIVERAALTGPVKPLAKERWAGGIDSVGSTTLANLLSMIRYGGAVAACGLAGGMDLPGSVAPFILRGVCLLGIDSVMCPLPKREEAWKRLETDLDRQKLAAMTKEIGLSDLPEAASAIVAGQVRGRVVVKIG; encoded by the coding sequence GTGGCAACTTTCAAGGCGATGGTGATCGATAAGACCGAGGGCGGCACCAAGGCCGCGCTCGCCGATTTCGATGAGGCGAACCTGATGGACGGCGACGTCACCGTCCGCGTCGAATACTCCACGGTGAACTACAAGGACGGTCTCGCCATTACCGGCAAGGCGCCGGTGGTGCGCCGGTTCCCGATGATCGCCGGGGTCGACTTCGCCGGTACCGTCGAAGCCTCGAGCCATCCCAATTGGAAGGCTGGTGACAAGGTCATCCTCAATGGCTGGGGTCTCGGCGAGACCCATCTCGGCGCCTATGCCGAAAAGGCGAGGGTGAAGGGCGACTGGCTGGTGCGTTTGCCCGCGGGCATCTCGACCCGCGACGCCATGGCCATCGGCACGGCCGGCTATACCGCGATGCTCTGCGTCATGGCGCTGGAAAAGCATGGCCTCAGCCCGGCCAGCGGTCCCATTGCCGTCACCGGCGCCGCAGGCGGCGTTGGCTCGGTCGCGGTATCGATCCTGTCCAAACTTGGCTTTGAGGTCAGTGCCGTCACCGGCCGTCCCGCGGAGGCCGATTATCTCAAGAGCCTCGGCGCCACCGAAATCGTCGAGCGCGCCGCGCTCACCGGCCCGGTAAAGCCGCTAGCCAAGGAACGCTGGGCCGGCGGTATCGACAGCGTGGGCTCCACCACTCTCGCCAACCTCCTGTCCATGATCCGCTATGGCGGTGCGGTGGCTGCCTGCGGCTTGGCCGGCGGTATGGATCTGCCGGGCTCGGTCGCGCCCTTCATTTTGCGCGGGGTGTGTCTTTTGGGCATCGACTCGGTGATGTGTCCGCTGCCCAAGCGTGAAGAGGCGTGGAAAAGGCTCGAAACGGACCTCGACCGCCAGAAATTAGCCGCGATGACCAAGGAAATCGGCCTTTCAGACCTGCCGGAGGCGGCATCCGCCATCGTCGCCGGGCAGGTCCGGGGTCGCGTCGTGGTCAAGATCGGGTAA
- a CDS encoding MFS transporter translates to MSTQNASASSLSSWRTPAVIIVCGCIVALLGFGPRSALGFFLTPMSELNNWGRDVFAFALAVQNLLWGVGQPFAGAIADRYGATRVLMAGTLLYAAGLFLMAYSTTPATLTLSAGVLIGFGLSGCSFTIVVGAFGKLLPDEWRSTAFGLGTAAGSFGQFLFSPLAVALIGSTGWTGALFVFAALMLIILPLSLVLAAPPKAVNAGPAQPTQSYKQALSEAFGHRSYVLLVIGFFTCGFQLAFTTVHLPAYLADRGLSAEIGGWTVAAIGLFNIVGSITSGYLGSRMPKRYILSAIYFGRAISIAVFVLLPVTPISTLIFGATQGLLWLSTVPPTSSLVAIMFGTRWLAMLFGIAFFSHQVGGFLGVLLGGLAFEYFQSYNPVWWLSVFFGVLSAIINLPIVEKPVTRPLVPAAA, encoded by the coding sequence ATGTCCACCCAGAACGCCAGCGCGTCCTCGCTCTCTAGCTGGCGGACGCCGGCCGTCATTATTGTCTGCGGCTGTATCGTTGCGCTTCTGGGTTTCGGCCCGCGCTCGGCGCTCGGCTTCTTCCTCACGCCGATGTCGGAACTTAATAACTGGGGCCGCGATGTTTTCGCCTTCGCTCTCGCGGTGCAGAATTTGTTGTGGGGTGTAGGCCAGCCCTTCGCCGGTGCGATCGCCGACCGCTATGGCGCGACGCGGGTCCTGATGGCCGGCACCTTGCTCTATGCGGCCGGCCTGTTCCTGATGGCTTATTCGACGACGCCGGCGACGCTGACTTTGTCGGCCGGCGTACTGATCGGTTTCGGTCTGTCGGGATGCTCCTTCACCATTGTCGTCGGCGCTTTCGGGAAGCTGCTACCGGATGAATGGCGCTCGACCGCCTTCGGCCTCGGCACCGCCGCCGGTTCCTTCGGCCAGTTCCTGTTCTCGCCGCTCGCGGTGGCGCTGATCGGCTCGACCGGCTGGACCGGCGCATTGTTCGTCTTCGCCGCGCTGATGCTGATCATCCTGCCGCTGTCGCTGGTGCTGGCGGCGCCGCCGAAAGCCGTGAACGCCGGTCCGGCGCAACCGACGCAATCCTACAAACAGGCGCTCTCGGAAGCCTTCGGCCACCGCAGCTATGTGCTGCTGGTGATCGGCTTCTTCACCTGCGGTTTCCAGCTCGCCTTCACCACGGTGCACTTGCCGGCCTATCTCGCCGACCGCGGCCTGTCGGCGGAGATCGGGGGCTGGACCGTGGCGGCGATCGGCCTGTTCAATATCGTCGGCTCGATCACGTCGGGCTATCTCGGCTCGCGCATGCCCAAGCGCTATATCCTGTCGGCGATCTATTTCGGCCGCGCCATTTCGATCGCTGTCTTCGTGCTGCTGCCCGTGACGCCGATATCGACGCTGATCTTCGGCGCTACGCAGGGTCTGTTGTGGCTGTCGACGGTGCCGCCCACGTCATCGCTGGTGGCGATCATGTTCGGCACGCGCTGGCTCGCGATGCTGTTTGGCATCGCCTTCTTCAGCCACCAGGTCGGCGGTTTCCTTGGCGTGCTGCTTGGCGGTCTCGCGTTCGAATACTTCCAGAGCTACAACCCGGTGTGGTGGCTGAGCGTGTTCTTCGGCGTCCTGTCGGCAATCATCAACCTGCCGATCGTGGAAAAGCCGGTGACACGGCCGCTGGTGCCGGCGGCCGCGTAG
- a CDS encoding cell wall hydrolase — protein MASRKVNVKVRRRYGVWRRVRLLGCAAAAFAVLPTAVGEQDLASLLARQPGVAERAREHLIASPFGTIHAAMFSLPRPVGTEIPRPVYTLASLDPNDVTQSIAAQPWTDPNAPFRFPTVNRAGKRDSLLSRARLPMPPLPALAAIERSAGPQLDLKRKDEGPRLELYSSDDVFFERKPLAGEQKRLSPWAPGDAPVVIASGDPDVKMSALSPPTGDINVDQGESVAAKGIVTGPDQRPRSPAERLSLAGAKRTQAEKCLAHAIYFEARDEPVTAQMAVAQVVLNRVFSPYYPNDICGVVYQNKHRHLACQFTFACDGKSKAIKEPEPYERAMRIARESLDGKLWMPQVAKSTHYHDDWARPNWIGEMKKMDKLGGLIFYRPRNWGDGAEEPSWGDPKYTLKEARNLIEIYGNAGR, from the coding sequence GTGGCGTCGCGTAAAGTCAATGTGAAAGTACGCCGGCGTTATGGCGTGTGGAGAAGGGTGAGGCTGCTCGGCTGTGCCGCGGCGGCTTTTGCCGTTCTGCCCACAGCGGTCGGCGAGCAGGATCTGGCCTCGTTGCTGGCGCGTCAGCCCGGCGTCGCGGAGCGCGCGCGAGAGCATCTGATAGCATCGCCCTTCGGCACCATCCATGCCGCGATGTTTTCGCTGCCGCGGCCGGTCGGTACTGAAATTCCCCGACCTGTCTACACCTTGGCCAGCCTTGATCCGAACGATGTCACGCAGTCGATCGCGGCGCAGCCCTGGACCGATCCCAATGCGCCGTTTCGGTTCCCGACGGTGAACCGCGCCGGCAAGCGCGATTCGCTTTTGTCGCGTGCGCGCTTGCCGATGCCGCCTCTGCCGGCGCTGGCTGCGATCGAACGCAGTGCCGGCCCGCAGCTCGATCTCAAGCGCAAGGACGAAGGCCCGCGGCTGGAACTCTACTCCAGCGACGACGTGTTCTTTGAACGGAAGCCGCTGGCCGGCGAGCAGAAGCGGCTGTCGCCCTGGGCGCCGGGCGATGCGCCTGTCGTGATCGCGTCCGGCGATCCCGATGTAAAGATGTCGGCGCTGTCGCCGCCGACCGGCGATATCAATGTCGACCAAGGAGAAAGCGTCGCGGCCAAGGGCATCGTCACCGGTCCCGATCAGCGGCCGCGGTCGCCAGCCGAGCGTCTGTCACTGGCCGGCGCCAAACGCACCCAGGCCGAGAAGTGCCTTGCGCACGCGATTTACTTCGAAGCCCGTGACGAACCTGTGACCGCGCAGATGGCGGTGGCCCAGGTCGTGCTCAACCGCGTGTTCTCGCCGTACTACCCGAACGATATCTGCGGCGTCGTCTATCAGAACAAACACCGGCATCTGGCCTGCCAGTTCACCTTTGCTTGCGATGGCAAGTCAAAGGCGATCAAGGAACCGGAGCCTTACGAGCGCGCCATGCGCATCGCCCGCGAGTCGCTCGACGGCAAGCTGTGGATGCCGCAGGTCGCCAAGTCGACGCATTATCACGACGACTGGGCGCGGCCGAACTGGATCGGCGAGATGAAAAAGATGGACAAGCTCGGTGGCCTCATCTTCTACCGCCCACGCAATTGGGGCGACGGCGCCGAGGAGCCGAGCTGGGGCGATCCGAAATACACCCTGAAGGAAGCCCGCAATCTGATCGAGATCTACGGCAATGCCGGCCGTTAG
- a CDS encoding PAS-domain containing protein — protein sequence MELLSLLTTLGGQAVLAQLSLVLLIVAIIVYRRQHAQYQHLSVGLDNMSQGLCMFDSRGRVVLSNRRYLEMYRLSPDVVKPGLPLRDLIVHRKQTGLFTGNIDEYCAGIFERVRTRSELGAYVPAKDGRIVLAKDEPLASGGWVSTHEDVTEQRNAELERAASRDTERRRTVIDSAIATFRPAAENLLLRVSDGAAAMRSTADALFEASDKTAQCADTAAQAFNEASANVETAAIAAEQLSQSIGEISQQLSHASSIVKLATEEARATDNEIGQLADGAQKIGDVIKLIGDIAGQTNLLALNATIEAARAGEAGRGFAVVASEVKSLAVQTAKATEDIAGHILAVQNSTGGAIEAIRNIAERMGEINRYTVAVAAAVEQQSAATDEISQNVAAAAQGSGHVVQVTGEVAAAAGETRASAEIVRATSQSVEGAVGNLRLEVEDFLKKVAA from the coding sequence ATGGAACTCCTATCTTTACTCACGACTCTTGGCGGCCAGGCGGTGCTCGCCCAGCTCAGCCTTGTCCTTCTGATCGTTGCCATTATCGTCTACCGGCGACAGCACGCGCAGTATCAGCATCTGTCAGTCGGCCTCGATAACATGTCGCAAGGCCTGTGCATGTTTGACAGTCGCGGCCGTGTCGTTCTCAGCAATCGCCGCTATCTCGAGATGTACCGGCTGTCGCCGGATGTCGTGAAGCCGGGGCTACCGCTCCGCGACCTGATCGTGCACCGAAAGCAGACCGGGCTGTTCACGGGGAACATCGACGAATACTGCGCCGGCATCTTCGAGCGTGTCCGCACGCGCAGCGAACTCGGCGCCTATGTGCCGGCCAAGGACGGCCGCATCGTACTGGCCAAGGACGAACCGTTGGCCAGCGGCGGATGGGTCTCGACGCACGAAGACGTCACCGAACAGCGCAATGCCGAGCTTGAGCGCGCCGCGAGCCGCGACACTGAGCGGCGGCGCACCGTCATCGACAGCGCCATCGCCACTTTCCGTCCGGCTGCGGAAAACCTGCTGCTACGCGTCAGCGACGGAGCGGCCGCGATGCGTTCCACCGCCGATGCCCTGTTTGAGGCTTCCGACAAGACCGCGCAATGCGCCGACACCGCCGCGCAGGCCTTTAACGAGGCCAGCGCCAATGTCGAAACGGCAGCCATCGCCGCCGAGCAACTGTCGCAGTCTATCGGAGAAATCAGCCAACAATTGAGCCACGCCAGCTCGATCGTAAAGCTGGCGACCGAGGAAGCGCGCGCCACCGACAACGAGATCGGCCAACTCGCCGACGGCGCACAAAAAATCGGGGACGTAATCAAGCTGATCGGCGACATCGCCGGGCAGACCAACCTGCTGGCGCTCAATGCCACGATCGAAGCGGCGCGTGCCGGCGAAGCGGGCCGCGGCTTTGCCGTCGTGGCATCGGAGGTCAAGTCGCTGGCGGTGCAGACCGCGAAGGCGACCGAAGACATCGCCGGCCATATCCTCGCCGTGCAGAACTCGACCGGCGGGGCCATCGAGGCGATCCGCAACATCGCCGAGCGCATGGGCGAGATCAATCGATACACCGTGGCGGTGGCCGCCGCGGTCGAGCAGCAGAGCGCGGCGACCGACGAGATTTCGCAGAACGTCGCCGCCGCGGCGCAAGGCTCCGGCCATGTCGTTCAGGTGACCGGCGAAGTGGCGGCGGCCGCCGGCGAGACCCGTGCCTCGGCGGAAATCGTCCGCGCCACCTCACAGAGCGTGGAAGGCGCGGTCGGCAACCTCCGGCTTGAGGTCGAGGACTTCCTCAAGAAGGTGGCGGCGTAG
- the ppdK gene encoding pyruvate, phosphate dikinase gives MAKRKAPRAGAKSKKSAPKKAAAKVTKKAVAKKTAAKVAKAPVKAKAAPAATKGKWVYAFGGGKAEGKSEMKNLLGGKGANLAEMANLGLPVPPGFTITTEVCTYYYANGEKYPAALKDQVEKALTQVGKITGKVFGDRVNPLLVSVRSGARASMPGMMDTVLNLGLNDQTVEALAAKSGDRRFAFDSYRRFITMYSDVVLGVGHEHFEEILDMHKEKQGYSLDTDLTADDWAQLVERYKARVKEELGRDFPQNPHEQLWGAIGAVFGSWMNQRAKTYRRLHSIPESWGTAVNVQAMVFGNMGDTSATGVAFTRNPSTGEKKLYGEFLINAQGEDVVAGIRTPQEISEAARKEAGSDKPSMEMALPEAYKELTRFYNKLEKHYRDMQDLEFTVEQGKLWMLQTRSGKRTAKASLRIAVELANEGLISKNEAVLRVDPLSLDQLLHPTLDPKAHRHVLATGLPASPGAASGEIVFSSDEAAQLKADGHKVVLVRVETSPEDIHGMHAAEGILTTRGGMTSHAAVVARGMGKPCVSGAGSIRVDYAAGTMTAGGKTFRKGDNITIDGSTGQVLEGRVSMIEPQLSGEFATLIGWADKVRKLGVRANADTPNDAKAAIRFGAEGIGLCRTEHMFFDEERIQAVREMILADEEKARRAALAKLLPMQRGDFVELFEIMDGRPVTIRLLDPPLHEFLPHGDEEIAEVAAAMGVDARKIADRAKELAEFNPMLGFRGCRIAIAYPEIAEMQARAIFEAAADVAKRTGKKVVPEVMVPLIATKAELDLVKARIDAMAQAVEKEKGVKLTYDVGTMIELPRAALMAGEIAESAEFFSFGTNDLTQTTFGISRDDAASFLGIYTARGILPADPFVSIDQQGVGELVKIGVERGRKVRPKLKVGICGEHGGDPSSVAFCHEAKLDYVSCSPFRVPIARLAAAQAALGKAAASQA, from the coding sequence ATGGCGAAACGCAAGGCTCCGCGCGCCGGCGCGAAATCCAAGAAATCGGCCCCGAAAAAGGCTGCGGCCAAGGTGACCAAAAAGGCGGTGGCCAAGAAGACCGCCGCTAAGGTCGCAAAGGCACCGGTAAAGGCCAAGGCCGCGCCGGCGGCCACGAAAGGGAAGTGGGTCTACGCCTTCGGCGGCGGCAAGGCCGAGGGCAAGTCGGAGATGAAGAATCTCCTTGGCGGCAAGGGCGCCAATCTCGCCGAAATGGCCAATCTGGGCCTGCCGGTCCCCCCCGGCTTCACCATCACCACCGAGGTCTGCACCTACTATTACGCCAATGGCGAGAAATATCCGGCGGCGCTCAAGGATCAGGTCGAGAAGGCGCTCACCCAGGTCGGCAAGATCACCGGCAAGGTATTCGGCGATCGCGTCAACCCGCTGCTGGTATCGGTGCGCTCCGGCGCCCGCGCCTCGATGCCGGGCATGATGGACACCGTGCTCAATCTTGGCCTCAACGACCAGACGGTCGAGGCGCTGGCGGCGAAGTCCGGCGACCGCCGTTTCGCGTTCGACAGCTACCGTCGCTTCATCACCATGTATTCCGATGTCGTGCTTGGCGTCGGTCACGAGCATTTCGAGGAGATCCTCGACATGCATAAGGAGAAGCAGGGCTACTCGCTCGATACCGATTTGACCGCCGACGATTGGGCGCAGCTGGTCGAGCGCTACAAGGCGCGCGTCAAGGAAGAGCTCGGCCGCGACTTCCCGCAGAATCCGCACGAGCAGCTCTGGGGCGCGATCGGCGCCGTGTTCGGTTCGTGGATGAACCAGCGCGCCAAGACCTATCGCCGCCTGCATTCGATTCCGGAAAGCTGGGGCACCGCGGTCAACGTGCAGGCCATGGTGTTCGGCAATATGGGCGATACCTCGGCGACCGGCGTTGCCTTCACGCGCAATCCGTCGACCGGCGAGAAGAAGCTCTACGGCGAGTTCCTCATCAACGCGCAGGGCGAGGACGTCGTCGCCGGCATCCGCACGCCGCAGGAAATCTCCGAGGCCGCGCGCAAGGAAGCCGGCTCCGACAAGCCATCGATGGAGATGGCGCTGCCCGAGGCCTACAAGGAACTGACGCGCTTCTACAACAAGCTCGAGAAGCACTACCGCGACATGCAGGACCTCGAGTTCACGGTCGAGCAGGGCAAGTTGTGGATGCTGCAGACCCGCAGTGGCAAGCGCACCGCGAAGGCGTCGCTGCGCATCGCGGTTGAACTGGCCAATGAAGGCCTGATCTCGAAGAACGAAGCGGTGCTGCGCGTCGACCCGCTGTCGCTCGATCAGTTGCTACATCCGACGCTCGATCCCAAGGCGCATCGCCACGTGCTGGCGACGGGCCTGCCGGCCTCGCCCGGCGCGGCGTCGGGCGAGATCGTGTTCTCGTCCGATGAAGCCGCGCAGCTCAAGGCCGACGGCCACAAGGTCGTGCTGGTGCGCGTCGAGACCTCGCCGGAAGACATTCACGGCATGCACGCCGCCGAAGGCATTCTGACGACGCGCGGCGGCATGACTTCGCACGCCGCCGTCGTGGCGCGCGGCATGGGCAAGCCCTGCGTTTCCGGCGCCGGTTCGATCCGCGTCGACTACGCGGCCGGCACCATGACCGCCGGCGGCAAGACCTTCCGGAAAGGCGATAACATCACCATCGACGGCTCCACTGGCCAGGTGCTGGAAGGCCGCGTAAGCATGATCGAACCGCAATTGTCCGGCGAGTTCGCCACCTTGATCGGCTGGGCCGACAAGGTGCGCAAGCTCGGCGTCCGCGCCAATGCCGACACGCCGAACGATGCCAAGGCGGCGATCCGCTTCGGCGCCGAAGGCATCGGCCTGTGCCGCACCGAGCACATGTTCTTCGACGAGGAGCGCATTCAGGCGGTGCGTGAAATGATCCTCGCCGACGAGGAGAAGGCGCGCCGCGCCGCGCTCGCCAAGCTGCTGCCGATGCAGCGCGGCGACTTTGTCGAGCTGTTCGAGATCATGGATGGCCGCCCGGTCACCATCCGTCTGCTCGATCCGCCGCTGCACGAATTCCTGCCGCATGGCGACGAGGAAATCGCCGAGGTTGCCGCCGCCATGGGCGTCGACGCGCGCAAGATCGCCGATCGCGCGAAGGAACTCGCCGAGTTCAACCCGATGCTCGGCTTCCGTGGCTGCCGCATCGCCATCGCCTATCCGGAAATCGCCGAGATGCAGGCGCGCGCTATTTTCGAGGCCGCGGCCGACGTCGCCAAGCGCACCGGCAAGAAGGTGGTGCCGGAAGTCATGGTGCCGCTGATCGCCACCAAGGCCGAACTTGATCTGGTCAAGGCGCGCATCGACGCTATGGCCCAGGCGGTCGAGAAGGAGAAGGGCGTCAAGCTCACTTACGACGTCGGCACGATGATCGAACTGCCGCGCGCTGCGCTGATGGCCGGCGAGATCGCCGAGTCGGCCGAGTTCTTCTCCTTCGGCACCAACGATCTGACGCAGACGACCTTCGGCATTTCGCGCGACGACGCCGCGAGCTTCCTCGGCATCTACACCGCGCGCGGCATCTTGCCGGCCGACCCGTTCGTGTCGATCGATCAGCAGGGCGTCGGCGAACTCGTGAAGATTGGCGTCGAGCGCGGCCGCAAGGTGCGGCCGAAGCTGAAGGTCGGCATCTGCGGCGAGCACGGCGGCGATCCGTCGTCGGTGGCATTCTGCCACGAGGCCAAGCTCGATTACGTGTCGTGCTCGCCGTTCCGCGTGCCGATCGCGCGGTTGGCCGCGGCGCAGGCCGCGCTCGGCAAGGCCGCGGCGAGCCAGGCGTAA
- a CDS encoding DUF3096 domain-containing protein produces MTISIANLQPIVAILAGILILIMPRLLNYIVAAYLIIVGLIGLGIFR; encoded by the coding sequence ATGACCATCAGCATCGCCAATTTGCAGCCCATCGTCGCCATTCTCGCCGGCATTCTCATCCTGATCATGCCGCGACTCCTGAACTATATCGTCGCCGCCTACCTGATCATCGTCGGCTTGATCGGCCTCGGTATCTTCCGCTAG
- the glyS gene encoding glycine--tRNA ligase subunit beta, whose amino-acid sequence MPDLLLELFSEEIPARMQARAADDLKKMVTDRLVAAGLVYEGAKAFATPRRLALTVQGVPARQPDLKEERKGPKVGAPEQAIAGFMKAAGLTSIDQAKVQADKKGDFYVAITEKKGRDAVEVIAEMIPEIVRAFPWPKSMRWGADSAKPGALTWVRPLHSIIATFGPETEEPTVLPFDIDGIKGGNETRGHRFMAPSAFKVRRFDDYVASLEKAKVVLDPARRMDIIRTDAKNLAFAQGHELVEDEGLTAEVAGLVEWPVPLMGSFDKDFLNIPGEVIRSTIRANQKCFVLRDPSSARLVNKFILVANIEATDGGKAIVAGNERVIRARLSDAKFFYETDLRTKLEDRLPKFESIVFHEKLGTQAERIARIVSLAGQLAPVVGADAAKAERAAQLCKADLLTEVVGEFPELQGLMGRYYAEAQNEDEAVAHAIEDHYRPKGPDDLVPSDPVSIAVALADKIDTLVGFWSIDEKPTGSKDPYALRRAALGLIRIIIDNQLRLPLRRLLWRHFGAVARDEALAQAFAVLHPIHDDIAAIGAADVELAMKLEVLVSAKERSVAAPKLIEAHSFVTPTRDLIAFFADRLKVQLREQGARHDLVDAVFALEGQDDLLMVVRRVEALGQFLETDDGKNLLAGVKRASNILRIEEKKDGKSYAGAVDAALLKEAEEKALAHHIRFLSSPLKAAIENENFQEAMSLLATLRPLVDAFFDKVTVNADDKAVRANRLTLLNEIREATRAVADFSRIEG is encoded by the coding sequence ATGCCCGACCTTCTGCTCGAATTGTTCTCCGAAGAAATCCCCGCGCGGATGCAGGCGCGGGCGGCCGATGACCTCAAGAAGATGGTCACCGACCGGCTGGTCGCGGCTGGCCTCGTCTATGAGGGCGCCAAGGCCTTCGCCACGCCGCGGCGCCTGGCGCTGACCGTGCAGGGCGTGCCGGCGCGCCAGCCCGACCTCAAGGAAGAGCGCAAAGGCCCGAAAGTGGGGGCGCCTGAGCAGGCGATCGCCGGCTTCATGAAGGCCGCGGGCCTCACCTCGATCGATCAGGCCAAGGTGCAGGCCGACAAGAAGGGCGACTTCTACGTCGCCATCACCGAGAAGAAGGGCCGCGACGCCGTCGAGGTGATCGCCGAGATGATTCCGGAAATTGTGCGCGCTTTCCCGTGGCCGAAGTCGATGCGCTGGGGCGCGGATTCGGCGAAGCCCGGCGCGCTGACCTGGGTGCGGCCGCTGCATTCCATCATCGCCACCTTCGGTCCCGAGACCGAGGAACCGACTGTGCTGCCGTTCGACATCGACGGCATCAAGGGCGGCAACGAAACCCGCGGCCATCGCTTCATGGCGCCGAGCGCTTTCAAAGTGCGCCGCTTCGACGATTACGTCGCGTCGCTGGAGAAGGCCAAGGTCGTGCTCGATCCGGCGCGGCGCATGGACATCATCCGCACCGATGCGAAGAACCTCGCTTTCGCGCAGGGCCACGAACTGGTGGAGGACGAAGGGCTGACCGCGGAAGTCGCCGGCCTTGTCGAATGGCCGGTGCCGCTGATGGGCTCCTTCGACAAGGACTTTCTCAACATTCCGGGCGAAGTCATCCGCTCGACCATCCGCGCCAACCAGAAATGCTTCGTGCTGCGCGATCCGTCGTCAGCCAGGCTGGTCAATAAATTCATCCTCGTCGCCAATATCGAGGCGACCGATGGCGGCAAGGCGATCGTCGCCGGCAATGAGCGCGTCATCCGCGCGCGTTTGTCCGATGCCAAGTTCTTCTACGAGACCGATCTGAGGACGAAGCTCGAAGATCGGCTGCCGAAATTCGAAAGCATCGTGTTTCACGAGAAGCTCGGCACCCAGGCCGAACGCATCGCGCGCATCGTTTCGCTCGCCGGGCAGCTTGCGCCCGTGGTTGGCGCCGATGCGGCCAAGGCCGAGCGCGCCGCGCAGCTCTGCAAGGCCGACCTGCTCACCGAAGTGGTCGGCGAATTCCCCGAGTTGCAGGGCCTGATGGGCCGCTACTACGCCGAGGCGCAGAACGAGGACGAAGCGGTCGCGCATGCGATCGAGGATCACTACCGGCCGAAGGGCCCTGACGATCTGGTGCCATCCGACCCGGTATCGATCGCCGTCGCGCTCGCCGACAAGATCGACACGCTGGTCGGCTTCTGGTCGATCGATGAAAAGCCGACCGGCTCGAAAGACCCCTATGCGCTGCGCCGTGCGGCGCTTGGGCTCATCCGTATCATCATCGACAATCAGTTGCGCTTGCCGCTGCGCCGCCTGCTGTGGCGTCACTTCGGCGCGGTGGCGCGCGACGAGGCTTTGGCTCAAGCGTTTGCGGTGCTGCATCCGATCCATGACGATATCGCCGCCATCGGTGCGGCCGATGTCGAGCTGGCGATGAAGCTCGAAGTGCTGGTCTCGGCCAAGGAGCGCAGCGTCGCCGCGCCGAAGCTGATCGAGGCGCATTCCTTCGTCACGCCGACGCGCGATCTCATTGCCTTCTTCGCCGACCGTCTCAAGGTGCAGTTGCGCGAACAGGGCGCGCGGCATGATCTCGTTGACGCCGTGTTCGCCCTTGAAGGCCAGGACGATCTGTTGATGGTCGTGCGCCGTGTCGAGGCGCTCGGCCAATTCCTCGAGACCGATGACGGCAAGAACCTGCTGGCCGGCGTCAAGCGCGCCTCGAATATCTTGCGCATCGAGGAGAAGAAGGACGGCAAGTCTTACGCCGGCGCCGTCGATGCCGCGCTGCTCAAGGAAGCGGAAGAGAAGGCGCTCGCTCATCACATTCGGTTCTTGAGCTCGCCTTTAAAGGCAGCGATTGAAAACGAGAACTTCCAAGAGGCGATGTCGCTCTTGGCTACGCTCCGTCCTCTGGTCGATGCCTTCTTCGACAAGGTCACGGTGAACGCTGACGACAAGGCGGTGCGCGCCAACCGCCTGACCTTGCTCAATGAAATCCGCGAAGCCACGCGAGCGGTAGCGGACTTCTCGCGGATCGAGGGGTAG